The window CCAGTGTTTGGAAACCTTCATTTTTAGCTACGAAATCTGTTTCAGCATTCACTTCAAGGATAATTGCTTCGTTACCGTTTACATGAATAGATGTTGTACCATCAGCAGCGATACGGTCCGCTTTCTTCGCTGAGCTGGAAAGTCCTTTTTCACGAAGGTAATCAATTGCCGCCTCCATATCACCATTTACTTCAGTTAACGCTTTTTTACAATCCATCATACCTGTACCTGTTTTTTCTCGTAATTCCTTAACCATTTGCGCTGTAATTTTCATTTTTTCCATTCCTCCTATTTATGCCATCAATTCCGAAAAAAGACGATAAGGGTATAAGCCGCTTATCGTCTTTTCATTTACTGGATTTACTCTGCAGCTACCGTTTCTTCTTGAGTCGCTTCTTCGTCTTCGCCTTGTCTTGATTCAAGCAAAGCATCAGCCATTTTGCTAGTCAATAGACGTACTGCGCGAATTGCATCATCATTCGCAGGAATGATGTAGTCAATTTCGTCTGGATCACAGTTCGTGTCAACGATTCCAACTAGTGGAATGTTCAATTTGATCGCTTCAGCAACCGCGATGCGTTCTTTGCGTGGGTCAACAACGAACATAACATCCGGAATTGCTTTCATATCACGGATTCCGCCAAGGAATTTCACAAGACGTTCGTGTTGTTTCTTAAGTTGTCCAACTTCTTTTTTAGGAAGTACGTCAAATGTACCGTCTTCTTCCATTTTCTCGATTTGTTTCATACGTGCAACACGTTTTTGGATTGTGCCAAAGTTTGTAAGTGTTCCACCAAGCCAGCGTTGGTTAATATAATACATTCCAGCGCGTTCAGCTTCTTCTTTAATTGCATCTTGTGCTTGTTTTTTAGTACCGACGAATAGAACTTTACCGCCATCAGCACCAACTTGACGCATGAATGCATAAGCTTCTTCAAGTTTTTTCACCGTTTTTTGTAGATCGATGATGTAGATTCCGTTACGTTCCACGAAGATGAATTTCTTCATTTTCGGGTTCCAGCGGCGTGTTTGGTGACCGAAGTGTACTCCGGCTTCAAGCAGTTGTTTCATTGAGATAACTGACATTTTTTATTCCTCCTGTTTTGGTTTAATTCCCTCCGTGTACCTCATCCGCCAAAACGACCTCTCGGCACCATTCCTGACGTCCGTGCACGTGTGTAGTAATACCACTTGATAATATACCACAGAGTTTTTTTTATTGCAACTTGCTTTATCTGAATTTCAAAATTAACTCGATTTCTGTGCGCCCTTTGCCTAATTTCTTAGCAATTTCTTCAATCGTTTGACCCGCATCATGCAGCCTGATTGCCTGTGTCCTCGCATCCATCGCTACCGGTGCTACAGTAGTTTCTTCCGGGTTATGCCCCTGCCCTGTCGCTACCGCATTATATGATTTGATGGCGAGCTGGACTGGAATTTTAGGCATAGTAACGGCCATTACAGGTTCGTAGTCTTTTAATGTTGCACTTTCTTCAGGAGCAGGCTCATTGCCCTTTGTTACTTTTGGGCTGGAAGGCTCTTGAACGCGTATTGTTAGCTGTTCAATTAAACGCTCATTCTCGTCTTTTAACTCGGATAAGTATGCGCCAATCGAGTCATCCATTTCAGCCATCAGCTTCCGCTGCTTCTTTTCAAGATCATCAAATTTAGAAACTTTAGTGTATAGCAATGCTAGAAAATAAAAACATATTATTTGGATGATGAATAAAAATACTAGAAAAATCGTTGTCATCTCTATTAGCCTGTAAAGTCAACGAACGCACCCTTATAAGGATGTACCGTCTTCTTTTCCTCTTCGTTTTGTTGTCGTTCTCCTTCTTGCAGCTGACTTTGTTCCTGCCGCGTCCCATCTGCAGCGGTCTTAGCAGTATCTTCAGACTCCAAAACGGTTTCTTTGCCTTTCAGCGTTTGCCGGTCCATAAGGGAATTAGCATGATCCAGGTTTAATTGAGTCTGCTGGTGTTTTTGCTCTGCCACTTTTCCTGCCTCAAAAGTCTTGGGTATCGCAATTTGCAATTCTATTCCTTTTAGACTCATAATATCCCTCCATCGACTATTTCAGAAGCCAATAGTTTGCGAAGTTTAAACAGTGCCTTCGAGTGGATTTGAGAAATCCGAGAAGTGGAGAGGCCCAGAATTTCACCAATTTCCGTCAGCGTCATTTCCTCTGTATAGAAAAAATTTAGCACGAGCTGTTCATTTTTATTCAGTTCTTTAATCTTATTAGCCAAGTCGCCAATCAATTCGGTCATCATTGTCTTTTGTTCAGGCGTTCTAACACCTTCATCTTTCAGGACGAATGATTTTTGTCCTTCATCGTCATCGTCATTAATTTTCTCATCAATGGAAAGGACATTCGAAAAGTAATGTTCATGCACAGTCTGATAGACTTGGTCTACACTTATCCCCATATGATCGGCAATTTCTTCTGGTGTCGCATGGCGCTGTAACTTCTGTTCAAGTCTCATAATCTCTTCTTCTTGTTTTTTGGATTTCTCCCTTGAAGAACGCGGTAACCAATCTTCTTTTCGCAAACCGTCGATGATTGTGCCCCGAATACGGAAAGAGGCATACGTATCAAACTTCAAATCTCTGCCTGGATCGAATTTCGTCAATGCGTCGAATAGACCTTGAAGTCCAAGGCTCATTATATCGTCGCGGGAAACGTTACGCGGCAGTCCCGAGCTAATCCGTTGTACATGATAGCTGACAAGCGGTGTGTATTTACGGACAAGTATGTCTCCTGCTTCGGGATCACGATTACGTATCCACAGGTCCCAATATACTTCTTCCTCCATCAAATCCTGTTTAGACATCGAATCCCTCACTTTCCATGATGATTCCGTCATAGTTACTCATATTATAGCAAAGAAACACGAAAAAAGGCGCCTGAAATGATCAGCCGCCATGCTTAATTGTTCGGCGGCCTAATTCTTCCGCTCTATTTTCAGATTTCTTTTGTGCCTAAGTTTACTGTCCGGACATTAAGTATTGATAGCGTGGGATTGAATTCGATTGTTCGTCCACTAGAACCACCCGTATCCTCGGCAATGATTGGAATGGACAATCGGTTCAATTCATTTTTAACAGCTTCAACGTTTCGCGGGCCTATGCGAATCGTATCGCTCGAACCGAATTGAAACATTTGTGAACCGCCAGCAATTTTAGCCTTCAACGCCATTGGCCTGACACCTTCCGCCTTAAGTAATTCCATCAGCGCATAAATACCCGTATCCGCAAATTTAGCTACATTTACGCGGTCCGATTTGCCAAGATTGGAATCCGGAAGCATGATATGTACCATACCTGCAACTTTTCTCTTCTCATCATACAATACGACTCCGACACATGAGCCCAGTCCGGAGGTACGAATTGTCATCGGTTCCTTGACGATATTCATATCTGCTATTCCTACTCTGACTACCTCTTTCAACGTCATCATCTCACATCACACCTAGTGAACGGAAAATTGTAACATAAGACGAAGGATCCGGAAGCAGGAAAAAGTGACCGTCAATATTTGAAATCCCATCCTCACCTTCTTCGCGAATTTGCGTGTCAATGACAATGACTTCATCGCTATGATGGGATACTTCAATCAATCCAAAACTAACGATTGCACCAACCATATCAACACTTAGTGAAGGTACGGTTGGATAAATCTTCAAGCCTGTAAAATCAGAAAGTGCAGACAAATAAGAACCGGAAAGAATATTGCCAAGTTCTTGCATCGCGGAAATTCCAATTTCAGGTAAATCAGGAGAAGAAAAATTGAATGTCTCGTCCCCAATTAATCTTCGAATAAAGTGATTTGCAGATTCCAATGGCAGAACAAAAAACATACTGCCTGACAAATCTCCCTCAATTCGGAGGAAGATTCCAGCTACAATCGTTTCAGCACCTCCAGCAAGGTCAAACATTTCATCGAATGAAACAAGTTTGACATTGGGAACATGCATGTCGATTTTACGTTCAAGCAGTTGCGACAATGAAGTTGCCGCATGCGCAGCTCCAATATTACCGACTTCTTTCAATACATCAAGATGCATATCGGTAATCGGGTTTTCAGAATTCATCTGTCGTCACCCGCTTCACGGGCTCAAGAACTTTATCAAGATTGAGCATGACGAGAAGGTGTTTTTCAACTTTAGCAACACCGGAAATGAAGTCCGATTCGATGGAACCCACAACTTCCGGTTGCGGTTCAATAGAATCCACTGGAATGTCAAGGACGTCATTCGCAGAGTCGACAATGAGCCCAACATCATATTCGTCCAATGTCACGATAATTATTCTTGTACTATCGTCCATCTCTTTTGGAGTGAGCCCGAACCGCTCACGTAAGTCGACAATCGGTGTAACGATCCCCCTTAGGTTAATGACCCCCTTAACGTAAGCCGGTGTCTTGGGAACTCGGGTAATCGAAAGCACTTTCTCGATTGACTGAACGATATCTACACTGATTGCATATTCCATATCCAACAATTGAAAAATGATTGCTTTCATTTCTTTTTGATCGAGTTTGTCAGTCATATTCTTTCACTCCCGCTTATTTAATCAACGCATTGCAATCAACAATGAGTGCAACTTGTCCATTTCCAAGAATCGTTGCACCGGATATCGCGAACACGTTTTGCAAATAATTACCAAGCGATTTCAACACGATTTCCTGTTGCCCGATGAATGAATCGACAACCAGTCCTGCTAACTTTTCACCTTTACGTACAATAACCACCGACTGATAGCCGTTCGACTCGCTATTTCGTTCTGGTATTTCGAAAATTTCCGCCAAATTTAAGAGTGGGATGATATTGCCGCGGAAATCGATTACTTGCTGATTGTGTGCATTCATAATCTCTGATGTCTGAATGATGGCTGTCTCAATGATTGATGACAACGGAATTGCAAACACTTCTTTTTCTAATTCCACTAGCATTACGGAAATGATAGACAATGTTAATGGAAGCTGTACTTGAAATAATGAGCCTTGACCTTCTTTCGATTCAATTGACATAAATCCGCCAAGCGATTCAATCGTAGTTTTGACGACATCCAGCCCTACACCCCGTCCAGATACATCTGAAATTTTTTCGGCCGTTGAGAAACCTGATGCTAGAATGAGTTCAGCTACTTGACGATCTGTTAATGTTTCGGCCATTTCTACTGAAACGATACCACTTTTAATTGCTTTAGCAAGAACACGTTCACGATTAACGCCCGCTCCATCGTCTTCAAGCTCGATAAATACGTGATTGCCGGAATGGTATGCACGTAGTGTCACTGTCCCCTCTTCTGGCTTACCTTTTGCAAGCCGTTCAGCTGGACTTTCAATCCCGTGATCAAGTGCATTACGTATTAAGTGAACAAGCGGATCTCCGATTTCATCGATAACAGTCCGATCCAGTTCAGTTTCAGCTCCAATAATTTCAAGCTCGACTTTTTTGTTAAGATCACGCGCCAACTGTCTTACCATTTTAGGGAAGCGATTGAATACAGTCTCTACCGGGATCATGCGCATGTTCAGGATAATCGTTTGTAAATCACCAGATACGCGCGTAATCCGTTCGACCGTTTCATTCAATTCTGCGTTATGAATTTCACTTGCAATCGATTGAAGCCTGCCCCGATCAATGATTAGTTCTTCAAACAGATTCATAAGGATATCAAGTCTATCAATATTCACACGAATTGTTTTGTTGCCGGACTGTACGCCTGAGTTGCGCTTTTCTTTTTGTACATTCGCACCTTTGTTGACGTCTATATCGATACTAATCGGCGTTATCATTTCTGTCTCTTTAGTGGTTTCTTCATCATTTTCACGCATCAGATAATCATTTGTAACAGGACTGACTGTCACATTTTCAATTTCGGACACTTTCATTACTTTCGCTTTCAATGCATCCGCATCTTCTTTTGTAATAAGTGCTACTGTAAACGTTTCTTTGAAGTCTTCATTTTCAAGTTGCTCCACTTTCGGTTCAGACTTGACGATTTCACCGGATTTTTCCAGTATTTCAAATACCATATATACTCTTGCTGCCTTCAACAAACAATCTTCACGCAATTGAACGGTAATTTCAAATACGTTAAATTCTTGTTCAAACGATTGACTAATGACAGTCATTTCGTAACCATCGTAATTGAGAGGACCTTGTTGACTGACTTTATCGTCTAGTACAACCGTTGCAGCAGTTTCAGCTGCAGCACCGCCTACCTCAATTCTATTCAATGATTCTACAAGATTACTGACATCTTTTTTACCTGTTCCGCCTGAAGCGATATCCATGACCATCTCTTCAAGATAGTCGACAGCTTGAAAAACAACGTCCAAAATTTCAGTTGTGACACGAATCTTCGAATTACGGATTGCATCCAATACATTTTCCATCATATGTGTAAGATCGGCGATGTCTTCATATCCCATTGTGGCAGACATCCCTTTCAACGTATGGGCGGATCGGAACACTTCATTTACAATGGCAAGATCTTGCGGGTTTTTCTCAAGTTCCAATAGATGCTCGTTGCACGCTTGCAGATGCTCCTTACTCTCATCAATAAACATTTCCAAATATTGATCTGTATCCATCGTGACGCCTCCTTTAAGACTTTATGATGCCAATTATCGTTTCTGATATGTCGTGTAAATCTACAACTTTATCAGCAAAACCAGCTTCTTTTATTGCTTTTGGCATACCATACACGACTGATGTCTTTGCAGATTCAGCAAGGGTGATTGTTTTGCCGTTTTTCCGTAATACTTCCATACCTTTTTTTCCGTCATACCCCATGCCTGTCATAATAACGGTCAAAAAGTTCAACTCGTTGTTCTCGGCAGCTGACTCGAGAAGAACATCAACAGATGGCCGATGTCCCATACGCGGGGGATCCACCGAATCCAGTCGGACGCAGTAAGTCAAACCTTTTTTTATCATTTTAAGATGTTTTCCACCCGGCGCAATATAGGCTGTGCCGTTTTCAAGCAACTCGCCATCTTCCGCTTCTTTTACATGAATAGCACAAAGACCGTCCAGTCTATCTGCAAGGGATTTTGTAAAGCCTGGAGGCATATGTTGAACAACGAGAATTGGAACACCGAATGAAGCAGGTATACCCGTCAGCACTTCTTGCAGTGCCCTAGGTCCCCCTGTCGATGTGCCTATTATAACAAATGTTTTACCTGTTTTGGAAATCTTATTTTTAGAAATGTTCATTAGCTGACTTTGATTAGCAGAAAAGGCGACTGTTTCAGTTACGCTCGCAACCGGATTAACGGTGGATCGTGAACTATTCGGCCGCGGCAATCGTCGACTCGTCATCTTTCTTGTTAGCGTAGACATCTCTACATCCGAAGCGGCAATGACTTTCCCTAAAATCTCTTCCTTCACTTCGTGAAGATTCAAGGATATTGCCCCGCCTGGTTTCGCAACGAAGTCAACTGCCCCATATTCCATAGCGAGCATCGTATTTTCTGCCCCTATTTCCGTCGTGCTTGACAACATTACGATTGGCACTGGGTAGTTCGACATAATTTCTTTTAGTGCTTCGAGTCCATTCATAATTGGCATTTCAATATCCATAGTCACTACATCCGGCTTTAAAGATTTCACTTTTTCGACTGCCTCTTTGCCATTGCGGGCGGTCCCAATCACTTCAATGCCGGGATGCCCCGAGAGAAAATCAGATATGAGCTTTCGCATAAACGCCGAATCATCCACAACAAGCGCTTTCTTAAGATTGCCTGTATTCAAATCATCCACGTCCTTTCGCAAATATGCTTCTCATTTTACCGAGGAATCCTTCGCCTTGTTTAAACTCCTCTTCCGAACTCGGACTGACAAAAGTCTCAGCAATTGCCATCATCCTTTTAGATATAGGTGCTTTTGGAAACAGGAGCAAAAATGGCTCCTGTGCAAGCACAGCTTTGTGAACTGCTGGGTCTTCAGGCAGGAAGCCAAGAATCTTAGTCTCTTTCCCAAGGAACTTCCGCATGGCATATTGAAGTCTCGTTACAGTATCATTGCCGTCATCCCCTTTTGAAACACGGTTACTGACAATGCTGAATGCCTTATCGGGATCTTGCAGACAAATGAATTTCATCATTGAGTAAGCATCTGTAATTGATGTTGGTTCAGTCGTTGAGATAACAATGATTTCATCAACAGCAACAAGCAATTCAATCGAACGTTGCGTAGCGCCCGCTCCCATATCAAACAAGATGAAATCATATCTTTGCTGTAGATGTTCAAAAGCTTGAATCAACCTATCGAACATATCTTTTGACCATTCCATGACCATATCGAGCCCAGAACCCCCAGAAATGAATGACAAACCTCCAGGCGCATCATTTACCACATCGTCTATTTCTACTTTGTTAAGTAAATAATCTCTTAAACTATTTTGAGGAGTCAACCCTAAAAGAATATGAATATTGCCCATTCCAATGTCCATATCAATAATGATTACTTTCTTGTCTTTAGCCAAAAGGGCATGAGCAAAATTCGTTGAGAAATTCGATTTCCCAACACCGCCCTTACCACTGACAATGGCAATAGATCTTGCTAGTTTTCCTTGGGACTTCAGCATCTTGAGCCTGAGTGTTTCTGCCTGATCACGCATCATAGGCATCCTTTACTAATAACTCTATAAGTTTCAAGCTGTCCGCTTCGGTAATATCTTCAGGTACTTCCTGACCATCAGTGTAATATGCAGTTCCAATGCCATAGTCCTTCATCAAATTGAACATCGGACCGATCGATCCTGTTTCATCCATTTTTGTGAAAATGAATTTTTCGACCGGAAATGAATTGAACTGTTCAATAATTGTGCGCATATCCTCTTCTTTAGACGTCATAGATAGTACAAGAAATGATTCCATATCGAGTGAAAAATCGATTAGACGTGTCAAATCCTCTACAAATTTAGCCTCTTTGTAATTTCGGCCTGCCGTATCAATAAAAATCAAATCACGATCAGCCAGGTTTTCGATTGCTTTTTCAAAATCCTTACTGTTGTACGCAATCTCTACCGGGGCTTGTAACAAGTTCGCGTAGGTGCGGAGCTGCTCTATTGCTGCAATTCGATATGTGTCAGTCGTAATAAAACCAATCTTTTGTTTTTTTTCAAGAAGAGCCCGG of the Sporosarcina sp. FSL K6-1508 genome contains:
- the rpsB gene encoding 30S ribosomal protein S2, translated to MSVISMKQLLEAGVHFGHQTRRWNPKMKKFIFVERNGIYIIDLQKTVKKLEEAYAFMRQVGADGGKVLFVGTKKQAQDAIKEEAERAGMYYINQRWLGGTLTNFGTIQKRVARMKQIEKMEEDGTFDVLPKKEVGQLKKQHERLVKFLGGIRDMKAIPDVMFVVDPRKERIAVAEAIKLNIPLVGIVDTNCDPDEIDYIIPANDDAIRAVRLLTSKMADALLESRQGEDEEATQEETVAAE
- a CDS encoding RNA polymerase subunit sigma, giving the protein MSLKGIELQIAIPKTFEAGKVAEQKHQQTQLNLDHANSLMDRQTLKGKETVLESEDTAKTAADGTRQEQSQLQEGERQQNEEEKKTVHPYKGAFVDFTG
- a CDS encoding FliA/WhiG family RNA polymerase sigma factor, whose product is MSKQDLMEEEVYWDLWIRNRDPEAGDILVRKYTPLVSYHVQRISSGLPRNVSRDDIMSLGLQGLFDALTKFDPGRDLKFDTYASFRIRGTIIDGLRKEDWLPRSSREKSKKQEEEIMRLEQKLQRHATPEEIADHMGISVDQVYQTVHEHYFSNVLSIDEKINDDDDEGQKSFVLKDEGVRTPEQKTMMTELIGDLANKIKELNKNEQLVLNFFYTEEMTLTEIGEILGLSTSRISQIHSKALFKLRKLLASEIVDGGIL
- a CDS encoding chemotaxis protein CheD yields the protein MMTLKEVVRVGIADMNIVKEPMTIRTSGLGSCVGVVLYDEKRKVAGMVHIMLPDSNLGKSDRVNVAKFADTGIYALMELLKAEGVRPMALKAKIAGGSQMFQFGSSDTIRIGPRNVEAVKNELNRLSIPIIAEDTGGSSGRTIEFNPTLSILNVRTVNLGTKEI
- a CDS encoding chemotaxis protein CheC; this encodes MNSENPITDMHLDVLKEVGNIGAAHAATSLSQLLERKIDMHVPNVKLVSFDEMFDLAGGAETIVAGIFLRIEGDLSGSMFFVLPLESANHFIRRLIGDETFNFSSPDLPEIGISAMQELGNILSGSYLSALSDFTGLKIYPTVPSLSVDMVGAIVSFGLIEVSHHSDEVIVIDTQIREEGEDGISNIDGHFFLLPDPSSYVTIFRSLGVM
- a CDS encoding chemotaxis protein CheW, encoding MTDKLDQKEMKAIIFQLLDMEYAISVDIVQSIEKVLSITRVPKTPAYVKGVINLRGIVTPIVDLRERFGLTPKEMDDSTRIIIVTLDEYDVGLIVDSANDVLDIPVDSIEPQPEVVGSIESDFISGVAKVEKHLLVMLNLDKVLEPVKRVTTDEF
- a CDS encoding chemotaxis protein CheA, with the translated sequence MDTDQYLEMFIDESKEHLQACNEHLLELEKNPQDLAIVNEVFRSAHTLKGMSATMGYEDIADLTHMMENVLDAIRNSKIRVTTEILDVVFQAVDYLEEMVMDIASGGTGKKDVSNLVESLNRIEVGGAAAETAATVVLDDKVSQQGPLNYDGYEMTVISQSFEQEFNVFEITVQLREDCLLKAARVYMVFEILEKSGEIVKSEPKVEQLENEDFKETFTVALITKEDADALKAKVMKVSEIENVTVSPVTNDYLMRENDEETTKETEMITPISIDIDVNKGANVQKEKRNSGVQSGNKTIRVNIDRLDILMNLFEELIIDRGRLQSIASEIHNAELNETVERITRVSGDLQTIILNMRMIPVETVFNRFPKMVRQLARDLNKKVELEIIGAETELDRTVIDEIGDPLVHLIRNALDHGIESPAERLAKGKPEEGTVTLRAYHSGNHVFIELEDDGAGVNRERVLAKAIKSGIVSVEMAETLTDRQVAELILASGFSTAEKISDVSGRGVGLDVVKTTIESLGGFMSIESKEGQGSLFQVQLPLTLSIISVMLVELEKEVFAIPLSSIIETAIIQTSEIMNAHNQQVIDFRGNIIPLLNLAEIFEIPERNSESNGYQSVVIVRKGEKLAGLVVDSFIGQQEIVLKSLGNYLQNVFAISGATILGNGQVALIVDCNALIK
- a CDS encoding protein-glutamate methylesterase/protein-glutamine glutaminase, with the translated sequence MRKDVDDLNTGNLKKALVVDDSAFMRKLISDFLSGHPGIEVIGTARNGKEAVEKVKSLKPDVVTMDIEMPIMNGLEALKEIMSNYPVPIVMLSSTTEIGAENTMLAMEYGAVDFVAKPGGAISLNLHEVKEEILGKVIAASDVEMSTLTRKMTSRRLPRPNSSRSTVNPVASVTETVAFSANQSQLMNISKNKISKTGKTFVIIGTSTGGPRALQEVLTGIPASFGVPILVVQHMPPGFTKSLADRLDGLCAIHVKEAEDGELLENGTAYIAPGGKHLKMIKKGLTYCVRLDSVDPPRMGHRPSVDVLLESAAENNELNFLTVIMTGMGYDGKKGMEVLRKNGKTITLAESAKTSVVYGMPKAIKEAGFADKVVDLHDISETIIGIIKS
- a CDS encoding MinD/ParA family protein, with the translated sequence MPMMRDQAETLRLKMLKSQGKLARSIAIVSGKGGVGKSNFSTNFAHALLAKDKKVIIIDMDIGMGNIHILLGLTPQNSLRDYLLNKVEIDDVVNDAPGGLSFISGGSGLDMVMEWSKDMFDRLIQAFEHLQQRYDFILFDMGAGATQRSIELLVAVDEIIVISTTEPTSITDAYSMMKFICLQDPDKAFSIVSNRVSKGDDGNDTVTRLQYAMRKFLGKETKILGFLPEDPAVHKAVLAQEPFLLLFPKAPISKRMMAIAETFVSPSSEEEFKQGEGFLGKMRSIFAKGRG